A window of Struthio camelus isolate bStrCam1 chromosome 15, bStrCam1.hap1, whole genome shotgun sequence contains these coding sequences:
- the SBK1 gene encoding serine/threonine-protein kinase SBK1 isoform X1, with protein sequence MKTCWPSRALCYLRLRTLAALHLALAAVQRLPALRQLCLCVPRSPGVRGRPGRAPRAPAGRICRRELGLSAGSPEDQVCFGAQGQKKGEALVVRPERGTAVGFACVLPALQMPSASARAALCTTMSAGSIEQEPSRKLACCGVPLITEDMQSLAIRTLSGTDINKHYDLIRELGKGTYGKVDLVSHKSTGTKMALKFVNKSKTKLKNFLREFSITNTLSSSPFIIKVFDVVFETEDCYVFAQEYAPGGDLFDIIPPQVGLPEDMVKRCVQQLGLALDYMHSKNLVHRDIKPENVLLFDRDCRRVKLADFGMTRKVGCRVKRISGTIPYTAPEVCQAGRAEGFTVDTSIDVWAFGVLVFCVLTGNFPWEAASASDTFFEEFVRWQKGRLAGLPSQWRRFTDNALRMFQRLLALDPEKRCPIKEVFYFIKYDLMSEVRRRPSYRSRKHAGDKLAAGPHRHETPSSCTPTPLKRTILTEGSSPRLSGSEPGASSPGTTSRTDGRQDKGKGQMVLATAIEICV encoded by the exons ATGAAAACCTGCTGGCCCAGCAGGGCACTCTGCTATTTAAGACTCCGCACGCTGGCTGCTTTGCATCTTGCGCTCGCCGCCGTGCAAAGGCTCCCCGCGCTCCGTCAGCTCTGCCTTTGTGTGCCGCGGTCGCCCGGCgttcggggccggcccggccgcgctccccgtGCCCCTGCGGGACGCATCTGCAGGCGGGAGCTGGGGCTCAGCGCCGGCAGCCCCGAGGACCAGGTCTGCTTTGGTGCCCAAGggcagaaaaagggagaagcGCTGGTGGTTCGTCCCGAACGAGGAACGGCAGTGGGTTTTGCCTGCGTGCTGCCGGCTCTGCAGATGCCCTCTGCATCAGCGAGAGCGGCTCTTTG cacaacCATGAGTGCGGGCTCGATTGAGCAGGAGCCGTCGCGCAAGCTGGCCTGCTGCGGGGTGCCCCTCATCACCGAAGACATGCAGTCGCTGGCCATCCGCACCCTCTCGGGCACGGACATCAACAAGCACTACGACCTCATTCGCGAGCTCGGCAAGGGCACCTACGGCAAGGTGGACCTGGTGTCCCACAAAAGCACAG GCACCAAAATGGCCCTGAAGTTTGTGAACAAGAGCAAGACGAAGCTGAAGAACTTCCTGCGCGAGTTCAGCATCACCAACACGCTctcctccagccccttcatcatcaaGGTCTTTGATGTGGTCTTTGAGACGGAGGACTGCTACGTCTTTGCTCAGGAGTACGCTCCCGGCGGGGACCTCTTTGACATCATCCCACCCCAG GTGGGGCTCCCCGAGGACATGGTGAAACGGTGCGTGCAGCAGCTGGGCCTGGCCCTGGACTATATGCACAGCAAGAACCTGGTGCACCGCGACATCAAGCCCGAGAACGTGCTGCTCTTCGACCGCGACTGCCGCCGCGTCAAACTGGCCGACTTCGGCATGACCCGCAAGGTGGGCTGCCGGGTGAAGCGCATCAGCGGCACCATCCCCTACACGGCGCCCGAGGTGTGCCAAGCCGGCCGGGCGGAGGGCTTCACCGTGGACACCAGCATCGACGTGTGGGCTTTCGGCGTGCTCGTCTTCTGCGTTCTCACCGGCAACTTCCCCTGGGAGGCGGCCTCGGCCTCAGACACCTTCTTCGAGGAGTTTGTGCGGTGGCAGAAGGGGCGCTTGGCGGGTCTGCCCTCGCAGTGGCGCCGCTTCACGGACAACGCCCTGCGCATGTTCCAGCGCCTGCTGGCCCTGGACCCCGAGAAGCGCTGCCCCATCAAAGAGGTCTTCTACTTCATCAAGTACGACCTGATGTCCGAGGTGCGCCGCCGGCCCTCCTACCGCTCCCGCAAGCACGCCGGCGACAAGCTCGCGGCCGGTCCCCACCGCCACGAGacgcccagctcctgcaccccGACGCCGCTCAAGAGGACCATCCTGACCGAAGGGAGCAGCCCCCGGCTCTCCGGCTCCGAGCCGGGCGCGTCCTCCCCGGGGACGACGAGCAGGACAGACGGCCGTCAGGACAAAGGCAAAGGGCAGATGGTCCTGGCCACAGCAATAGAGATCTGTGTCTGA
- the SBK1 gene encoding serine/threonine-protein kinase SBK1 isoform X2, producing the protein MESFCFVCFQKEELQPLRLNGTTMSAGSIEQEPSRKLACCGVPLITEDMQSLAIRTLSGTDINKHYDLIRELGKGTYGKVDLVSHKSTGTKMALKFVNKSKTKLKNFLREFSITNTLSSSPFIIKVFDVVFETEDCYVFAQEYAPGGDLFDIIPPQVGLPEDMVKRCVQQLGLALDYMHSKNLVHRDIKPENVLLFDRDCRRVKLADFGMTRKVGCRVKRISGTIPYTAPEVCQAGRAEGFTVDTSIDVWAFGVLVFCVLTGNFPWEAASASDTFFEEFVRWQKGRLAGLPSQWRRFTDNALRMFQRLLALDPEKRCPIKEVFYFIKYDLMSEVRRRPSYRSRKHAGDKLAAGPHRHETPSSCTPTPLKRTILTEGSSPRLSGSEPGASSPGTTSRTDGRQDKGKGQMVLATAIEICV; encoded by the exons cacaacCATGAGTGCGGGCTCGATTGAGCAGGAGCCGTCGCGCAAGCTGGCCTGCTGCGGGGTGCCCCTCATCACCGAAGACATGCAGTCGCTGGCCATCCGCACCCTCTCGGGCACGGACATCAACAAGCACTACGACCTCATTCGCGAGCTCGGCAAGGGCACCTACGGCAAGGTGGACCTGGTGTCCCACAAAAGCACAG GCACCAAAATGGCCCTGAAGTTTGTGAACAAGAGCAAGACGAAGCTGAAGAACTTCCTGCGCGAGTTCAGCATCACCAACACGCTctcctccagccccttcatcatcaaGGTCTTTGATGTGGTCTTTGAGACGGAGGACTGCTACGTCTTTGCTCAGGAGTACGCTCCCGGCGGGGACCTCTTTGACATCATCCCACCCCAG GTGGGGCTCCCCGAGGACATGGTGAAACGGTGCGTGCAGCAGCTGGGCCTGGCCCTGGACTATATGCACAGCAAGAACCTGGTGCACCGCGACATCAAGCCCGAGAACGTGCTGCTCTTCGACCGCGACTGCCGCCGCGTCAAACTGGCCGACTTCGGCATGACCCGCAAGGTGGGCTGCCGGGTGAAGCGCATCAGCGGCACCATCCCCTACACGGCGCCCGAGGTGTGCCAAGCCGGCCGGGCGGAGGGCTTCACCGTGGACACCAGCATCGACGTGTGGGCTTTCGGCGTGCTCGTCTTCTGCGTTCTCACCGGCAACTTCCCCTGGGAGGCGGCCTCGGCCTCAGACACCTTCTTCGAGGAGTTTGTGCGGTGGCAGAAGGGGCGCTTGGCGGGTCTGCCCTCGCAGTGGCGCCGCTTCACGGACAACGCCCTGCGCATGTTCCAGCGCCTGCTGGCCCTGGACCCCGAGAAGCGCTGCCCCATCAAAGAGGTCTTCTACTTCATCAAGTACGACCTGATGTCCGAGGTGCGCCGCCGGCCCTCCTACCGCTCCCGCAAGCACGCCGGCGACAAGCTCGCGGCCGGTCCCCACCGCCACGAGacgcccagctcctgcaccccGACGCCGCTCAAGAGGACCATCCTGACCGAAGGGAGCAGCCCCCGGCTCTCCGGCTCCGAGCCGGGCGCGTCCTCCCCGGGGACGACGAGCAGGACAGACGGCCGTCAGGACAAAGGCAAAGGGCAGATGGTCCTGGCCACAGCAATAGAGATCTGTGTCTGA
- the SBK1 gene encoding serine/threonine-protein kinase SBK1 isoform X3, which produces MSAGSIEQEPSRKLACCGVPLITEDMQSLAIRTLSGTDINKHYDLIRELGKGTYGKVDLVSHKSTGTKMALKFVNKSKTKLKNFLREFSITNTLSSSPFIIKVFDVVFETEDCYVFAQEYAPGGDLFDIIPPQVGLPEDMVKRCVQQLGLALDYMHSKNLVHRDIKPENVLLFDRDCRRVKLADFGMTRKVGCRVKRISGTIPYTAPEVCQAGRAEGFTVDTSIDVWAFGVLVFCVLTGNFPWEAASASDTFFEEFVRWQKGRLAGLPSQWRRFTDNALRMFQRLLALDPEKRCPIKEVFYFIKYDLMSEVRRRPSYRSRKHAGDKLAAGPHRHETPSSCTPTPLKRTILTEGSSPRLSGSEPGASSPGTTSRTDGRQDKGKGQMVLATAIEICV; this is translated from the exons ATGAGTGCGGGCTCGATTGAGCAGGAGCCGTCGCGCAAGCTGGCCTGCTGCGGGGTGCCCCTCATCACCGAAGACATGCAGTCGCTGGCCATCCGCACCCTCTCGGGCACGGACATCAACAAGCACTACGACCTCATTCGCGAGCTCGGCAAGGGCACCTACGGCAAGGTGGACCTGGTGTCCCACAAAAGCACAG GCACCAAAATGGCCCTGAAGTTTGTGAACAAGAGCAAGACGAAGCTGAAGAACTTCCTGCGCGAGTTCAGCATCACCAACACGCTctcctccagccccttcatcatcaaGGTCTTTGATGTGGTCTTTGAGACGGAGGACTGCTACGTCTTTGCTCAGGAGTACGCTCCCGGCGGGGACCTCTTTGACATCATCCCACCCCAG GTGGGGCTCCCCGAGGACATGGTGAAACGGTGCGTGCAGCAGCTGGGCCTGGCCCTGGACTATATGCACAGCAAGAACCTGGTGCACCGCGACATCAAGCCCGAGAACGTGCTGCTCTTCGACCGCGACTGCCGCCGCGTCAAACTGGCCGACTTCGGCATGACCCGCAAGGTGGGCTGCCGGGTGAAGCGCATCAGCGGCACCATCCCCTACACGGCGCCCGAGGTGTGCCAAGCCGGCCGGGCGGAGGGCTTCACCGTGGACACCAGCATCGACGTGTGGGCTTTCGGCGTGCTCGTCTTCTGCGTTCTCACCGGCAACTTCCCCTGGGAGGCGGCCTCGGCCTCAGACACCTTCTTCGAGGAGTTTGTGCGGTGGCAGAAGGGGCGCTTGGCGGGTCTGCCCTCGCAGTGGCGCCGCTTCACGGACAACGCCCTGCGCATGTTCCAGCGCCTGCTGGCCCTGGACCCCGAGAAGCGCTGCCCCATCAAAGAGGTCTTCTACTTCATCAAGTACGACCTGATGTCCGAGGTGCGCCGCCGGCCCTCCTACCGCTCCCGCAAGCACGCCGGCGACAAGCTCGCGGCCGGTCCCCACCGCCACGAGacgcccagctcctgcaccccGACGCCGCTCAAGAGGACCATCCTGACCGAAGGGAGCAGCCCCCGGCTCTCCGGCTCCGAGCCGGGCGCGTCCTCCCCGGGGACGACGAGCAGGACAGACGGCCGTCAGGACAAAGGCAAAGGGCAGATGGTCCTGGCCACAGCAATAGAGATCTGTGTCTGA